A genome region from Mesorhizobium sp. B2-1-8 includes the following:
- a CDS encoding ArsR/SmtB family transcription factor, which produces MNERQALSAFAALSQETRLRILRHLVIAGPDGVAAGAIAEKVEVSASNVSFHLKELEWAGLVSVRRDSRSMVYSAEYDALSGLIRFLMEDCCYGRPEICAPALAPSCCAADAQETVR; this is translated from the coding sequence ATGAATGAACGTCAAGCCCTGTCCGCTTTCGCGGCGCTTTCGCAGGAGACGCGTCTGCGCATCCTGCGGCATCTGGTGATTGCGGGTCCGGATGGTGTTGCCGCAGGCGCTATCGCAGAGAAAGTCGAGGTCTCGGCGTCCAATGTGAGCTTCCACCTGAAGGAGCTCGAATGGGCAGGACTGGTGAGCGTGCGGCGTGATTCCCGGTCCATGGTCTACAGCGCCGAGTATGATGCGCTGAGCGGGCTGATCCGCTTCCTGATGGAGGATTGCTGCTACGGAAGGCCCGAAATCTGCGCTCCGGCGCTGGCGCCGAGCTGCTGCGCGGCCGATGCGCAGGAGACGGTTCGATGA
- a CDS encoding MIP/aquaporin family protein — translation MTVERQFDLPRRLVAEGLGTALLVATVVGSGIMAQSLTSDGALALLCNTLPTGASLVVLISILGPISGAHFNPAVSLALTLSRRLPASDCALYMLAQLAGGIAGTMIAHLMFGLAPLVLSTHGRTGAAQWLSEGVATFGLLAVILAGLRFERASVPWLVGLYITAAYWFTASTSFANPAVAVARAFTDTYSGISWASLPGFIAAEFAGAGLALALMTWLLQPQAEIQPLAVETRP, via the coding sequence ATGACAGTCGAGCGTCAATTCGACCTGCCGCGACGCCTGGTCGCCGAAGGCCTCGGCACGGCGCTGCTGGTGGCTACGGTCGTCGGTTCAGGCATTATGGCGCAGTCGCTGACGAGCGACGGCGCGCTGGCACTTCTCTGCAACACGCTGCCAACCGGTGCGAGCCTGGTCGTGCTGATCTCAATCCTCGGCCCGATATCTGGTGCCCATTTCAATCCGGCAGTGTCGCTCGCCCTAACACTTTCGCGCCGCCTGCCGGCCAGCGATTGCGCCTTGTACATGCTGGCCCAACTTGCCGGGGGCATTGCCGGAACGATGATCGCTCATCTGATGTTCGGCCTGGCGCCGCTGGTGCTGTCGACGCATGGCCGCACCGGCGCCGCGCAATGGCTTTCGGAGGGCGTTGCCACCTTCGGCCTGCTCGCCGTCATCCTCGCCGGCCTGCGCTTCGAACGTGCCTCCGTGCCCTGGCTGGTCGGCCTCTATATCACCGCTGCCTACTGGTTCACCGCCTCGACGTCCTTCGCCAATCCCGCGGTCGCGGTGGCAAGGGCGTTCACCGACACGTATTCCGGAATCAGCTGGGCAAGCCTTCCCGGCTTCATCGCCGCCGAGTTCGCGGGCGCCGGCCTCGCCTTGGCGCTGATGACATGGCTGCTGCAGCCGCAAGCCGAAATCCAACCTCTTGCCGTCGAGACCAGGCCATGA
- the arsC gene encoding arsenate reductase (glutaredoxin) (This arsenate reductase requires both glutathione and glutaredoxin to convert arsenate to arsenite, after which the efflux transporter formed by ArsA and ArsB can extrude the arsenite from the cell, providing resistance.) yields MTVTIYHNPDCGTSRNTLAMIRASGEEPVVIEYLKYPPSRDRLRQLIAAMGIPVRALLREKGTPYAELGLADAKWNDEELLDAMLEHPILINRPIVETAKGTRLCRPSELVLDLLDHPAIHFTKEDGEVVTGDRGTIPD; encoded by the coding sequence ATGACCGTAACGATCTACCACAATCCCGACTGCGGCACCTCGCGCAACACGCTTGCCATGATCAGGGCGAGCGGCGAGGAGCCGGTGGTCATCGAATATCTGAAATACCCACCCAGCCGGGACCGCCTGCGCCAGCTTATTGCCGCCATGGGAATTCCGGTGCGCGCCTTGCTGCGCGAAAAGGGCACGCCCTATGCCGAGCTTGGCCTGGCTGATGCCAAATGGAACGATGAGGAACTGCTCGATGCCATGCTGGAGCATCCGATCCTGATCAACCGGCCGATCGTCGAAACAGCCAAGGGGACGCGGCTGTGCCGGCCATCCGAGCTTGTGCTCGACCTGCTTGACCATCCGGCGATCCATTTCACCAAGGAAGACGGCGAGGTGGTCACCGGTGACCGTGGCACGATACCAGACTGA
- a CDS encoding DUF2182 domain-containing protein, with product MLDAGTPSLALQRNIIAALLIAVAAAAWAMLIRLQIGMDMPMAMNTPTMGMNALLFLVVWIIMMVAMMFPTAAPMILTFHQVQAGRRGPGATFVSTWVFVGGYMLVWGPSGVLAFAGAAGAENIAGREGMSTATAARIGGALLMVAGAYQLSPLKDLCLAKCRTPMSFILTSWRDGHWGAVRMGLEHGLLCLGCCWLLFLTLFPLGIMNIAVMAVVTLLVFAEKTFPMGERLARLAGAALLLYGAAVLVLPRLLPTFPAAEAMAGM from the coding sequence ATGCTCGATGCTGGGACCCCGTCACTGGCGCTGCAGCGAAACATCATCGCTGCGCTGCTGATCGCCGTTGCCGCCGCGGCCTGGGCCATGCTCATCCGGCTGCAGATCGGCATGGACATGCCGATGGCCATGAACACGCCCACGATGGGCATGAATGCGCTACTGTTCCTCGTCGTCTGGATCATCATGATGGTCGCCATGATGTTCCCGACGGCCGCCCCCATGATCCTGACGTTTCACCAGGTCCAGGCCGGGCGGCGGGGGCCCGGCGCAACCTTTGTCTCGACCTGGGTATTCGTGGGCGGGTATATGCTGGTCTGGGGCCCGTCGGGCGTACTCGCCTTTGCCGGCGCGGCGGGCGCGGAGAATATTGCCGGGCGAGAGGGAATGTCCACGGCGACGGCCGCTCGCATCGGCGGCGCGCTGCTGATGGTTGCGGGTGCCTACCAGCTCTCGCCGCTGAAGGATTTGTGCCTGGCCAAATGCCGTACTCCAATGAGCTTCATCCTGACCTCATGGCGCGACGGGCACTGGGGCGCGGTGCGCATGGGCTTGGAGCATGGGCTCCTTTGCCTGGGCTGCTGCTGGCTCCTGTTTCTCACTCTCTTCCCGCTCGGGATCATGAACATCGCGGTCATGGCCGTGGTCACGCTGCTGGTCTTTGCGGAAAAGACCTTCCCGATGGGAGAGAGGCTAGCAAGGCTGGCGGGCGCCGCCTTGCTGCTCTACGGCGCGGCGGTGCTGGTCCTTCCACGGTTGCTGCCGACTTTTCCGGCAGCCGAAGCCATGGCTGGAATGTGA
- a CDS encoding DUF1326 domain-containing protein, with translation MATSWQLSGNYFENCNCDVVCPCLMSPKAQLTSKPTQGVCDVALAFHIDTGNFGDARLDGLNVAMVARTPGPMAEGNWTAAAYIDERADDTQMEALGAIFTGAAGGPMAMLAPMIGTNLGAKKAPIRYQIDGKKRSVEIPGVMHVAVEPLPTMREDGEMWAATGHPINPDKLFMAMGVQDSTFSDHGMRWDNSRRNGHYASINWSGQQ, from the coding sequence ATGGCAACCAGTTGGCAGTTGTCCGGAAATTATTTCGAAAATTGTAACTGCGACGTCGTCTGTCCCTGCCTGATGTCACCCAAAGCGCAACTGACGTCAAAGCCGACGCAGGGCGTCTGCGACGTTGCCCTGGCCTTTCACATCGACACCGGCAATTTCGGTGATGCGCGGTTGGACGGCCTCAACGTCGCGATGGTCGCGCGCACGCCCGGTCCGATGGCGGAGGGCAACTGGACGGCCGCTGCCTATATCGACGAACGGGCCGATGACACGCAAATGGAGGCGCTGGGCGCGATCTTCACCGGCGCCGCAGGCGGCCCGATGGCTATGCTCGCGCCGATGATCGGCACGAACCTGGGAGCCAAGAAGGCGCCGATCAGGTACCAGATCGATGGCAAGAAGCGGTCGGTGGAGATCCCGGGGGTCATGCATGTTGCGGTCGAACCGCTGCCGACGATGCGCGAGGACGGAGAGATGTGGGCGGCCACCGGCCATCCCATCAACCCCGACAAGCTGTTCATGGCGATGGGCGTGCAAGACAGCACGTTCAGCGACCACGGCATGCGCTGGGACAATTCCCGCCGCAACGGGCACTACGCTTCGATCAACTGGTCGGGCCAACAATAG